One Glycine max cultivar Williams 82 chromosome 1, Glycine_max_v4.0, whole genome shotgun sequence genomic window, AGCATCCTTGTGTTagctaaaaaaaacactattctagcaaaaacaaaaaagaaaagatggaaACCATTTCAAAATTTCCATGTTCACACCAACCAGTAAGATCCATTAGTTTTCCTACTAGAGTACACCCCGTTTCTCAAAGAATTGAAGCACTTCTAAACCACCTAAAACCTCATCATTCTCAACCTTTCTCAAGCACTACTTGTTTTGAAGCTGAGACAATCCAGAGTGACTTAGTTGCGCTTTCTGAGTTGTACAACTGCATGGAGGAACTCTTCCATTCTCCGCAATCTCAACAAACTCTTCTACGCTACCAAGATGGGAAATTAGTAGAAGAAGCATTATGTGGCTCAGTCACATTGCTAGACACATGTGAGTCTGCAAGGGATTTGTTGTTGGTTCTTAAGGAACACATGCAAACCCTTCATTCAGCCGTGCGTAGAAGAAAGGGATATTCAAACATTGAAAGCATCATTTCTGCTTATGAAAGCTTTAAGAAGAAGGCAATCGCTAAACAACGTGGACAACTAAAGAGAATGAAGAATAAGGTTGATTCCTTTTCTTTATTGGATCAAGATCAACAGCTAGCGTTTTTGGCTAGAGTTATAAAAGAAGCAAGCGCCATCACCATCTCTATATTACATTCTCTATTAGTATTTCTGTCCATGCCAACAATTGGAACAAAAGGGTCCTCCTTGATCTCAAAGTTGAAGCCAACGGTTTTGTTTTCTTCCCAGAAAGAGCAGAAGAACACCAATGGGGTTGCAGATCTCAACAATGTTCTGTGCTCCCTCCTTAGAAGAGAGAAAAACGGTGATTCCAGTGGTGAATTTCAAAGAACACAAACAGTGTTAGAGACATTGAATGTTAATATTGGTGGTCTTGAGGGTGGATTAGATTGCATATTTAGATGTTTAGTGAAAAATAGAGTGTCGTTTTTGAATATGCTAGCTCATTAAATGAATGGAGTAAATGTAGAATCTCCATGATCAGTACATGTTTGAACAAGAGAATCGTATTGGTTCAAAATTCTATCTTCTCAACATTTCCCTATTCtagtttattctttttatttctagcattttttttaaaactgataATTGAAGGGTCTTTTACCAAACTATCGATGGTGttcaagatttatttattttaataatttggcTAGCATTATACCTCCTTTAAAAAGTACAATAATAgttttaacataatatttattactgagttgaatattttttgttaattattttttcatttaagttTGAAGTGCAATAATACTTCCTAGGAATAaaatgtataactttttttctaatttaagttGATTCAATCGGTTGAATAGTGTACCCGAAGGTGATTCTCTTGATGGACCTCTGTTTgagtgttagtttttttttttttttttttttctgatttaaaGTATGTCATTGGTGTATTAATAAGTAATCTTTTTTTTACCGTTATTGAGTATTAGTTTCTTACTGTTTTTTTACTGCTATTAATTAGTAATCTTGAGGTTAGCTGTTACCTGCTAATTTAATTATGCAAAACTAACATGGTGtgcttcaaattttttatttatttatctatgaGAATAGAAGATAGTAGAAAAGGATTTACAACAACTCATATATCTTTACTCAACTAATTCAACTAGATCCCTTGATGGTGTGTGTCAAGTTTGTGTGCATGGGAAAAACATTTGTTAAGAGTGTTCAttcttaagaaaatatattgagttcacaaaacaaaaaatttaattatgcaaAAAAAGTGTACACTTGccctaaacaaaaatattatgagTCCTTGATGAACTTCTGTCTGGAGTGGGCCTTAAGAGGATCAGAACCCGAAATCCAAATTAAGCCCTTTTTTCCCTGTCATTTGTACCTGGCCCTGGCAGAGAACAAGAGATTTCGGTCCATGAGAATTCCACTGAGCCTTCATCTTATATGACATTCAGAGGACAATTGCTTCCCACACCTCCATATTGCTTCCAgcatcttttttactttttggaaaGCCTAATCCGGAGCTGCTCACAGATTTCCTAGTCATTGATAATATTTGTTTGTGACATCAATTCAAAAATTCtacaatataacttttttatttaaattctacagaattttcaataaatattcaattagattcaataattcaaatttagtaaaattaattctactaaaatttaaaattaacagaAACTTAATAACTCATCCGCGTGAACAGTAGAAGACCTAGGTTCCAGAAATGAATCCTAAATAGTAAATAGCATGATTTGATAAAGTTGTCTTTTAAATCATGAGAAGTTTTCTGTAATTAACCTACGTTTCAGCCTTTTCTATATAGTATTAGCACAAAATATTCATATCTTCTTTTCCTTATTCATTGTTGTGTCCGAGATGTACTATGATTCAATTCCTCTGCCAAGTCTTGGGGTTTAAAAAGGCTCAAATATTTGCGAAGCTACTTTATTGTCTACATGAGTATCAAGAATTATAACGAAAAAAATGATTGGAAGAAAGGAGTATACTTATGTGACAGGAGGTCTACTGGTctggtattttttttgtttctcccAAGCATTTAACGTTAACCATGGGACCTTAGGATACTCGTCCTATAAATGTACCACAAGATCTCTCAACAAAAGCAAATATAGGAATgagattcttcttttttttaaaacagaatgAAATAAATAGTGAGTTGGGAAAAATCAACAAGGGAGACATAATGGTTAGAAGTCATTCATGCACACACCAAATAACCCATAATTTAGTTCTCGAAATTGTAATCAAAGTTATATATAACTCAAATGGTTGTCCATTTGTCACGTCCAACAAGATCTGGATCTCATCGAGCAAAGAGCCatttattatacaattatttgCAGTGCCTAGCTCCTTGGCGTTGAGAGACAAGCAAGGGAGTGAATACACCTATAGCTTAAACAACACCATTTTTATATTCTGAAGTGAAGAGGCAATGTGGCAGCAAAGGAGGCAAACTTGCTGATGATTAATGAGGTTTTCTTATTGCCAACAC contains:
- the LOC100800177 gene encoding uncharacterized protein, with the translated sequence METISKFPCSHQPVRSISFPTRVHPVSQRIEALLNHLKPHHSQPFSSTTCFEAETIQSDLVALSELYNCMEELFHSPQSQQTLLRYQDGKLVEEALCGSVTLLDTCESARDLLLVLKEHMQTLHSAVRRRKGYSNIESIISAYESFKKKAIAKQRGQLKRMKNKVDSFSLLDQDQQLAFLARVIKEASAITISILHSLLVFLSMPTIGTKGSSLISKLKPTVLFSSQKEQKNTNGVADLNNVLCSLLRREKNGDSSGEFQRTQTVLETLNVNIGGLEGGLDCIFRCLVKNRVSFLNMLAH